DNA sequence from the Scophthalmus maximus strain ysfricsl-2021 chromosome 1, ASM2237912v1, whole genome shotgun sequence genome:
CTCGGAAGAAGCATTTCAAGAGAGTTCGCCTGCTCTTCTCACGGCTGTTGAAGTCTGGGAGTTGTTGCAGAGCAGTTGTTGctgaatgaagacaaaatacCACTTGACTGAAGGAGCCCCATCTAATAACCCAGTTCGATCCCACTTGAAGCCCACATGGACAACCACAAATTGGGCCACCGTGGAACCCATGCACAAACCCACTTGGAACCCATAATACAGCCCAGATAGGTCCCACCTAAGGCCCAGTCAGATTCCTCTTCAAGGCACACAGGTGGGACCCACATGGGTCTCATATAAATTGCCCAACTAAAACCCAGTTAGATCCCACTTGAAACCCACATGGGCAAACATGTGGGGGCCACCATATTCGCAGCCCAAACTTAACCCCCATATGGTCCCCACATGGACATGCTGGTTGGGTGATCTCAGACTGTTGGATCTTAATGTATCCACGGTGGCCCAGAAGTCTCCAACAGATTGCAAAAACGACTAGAAAAGTCACAAAACCAATGCACAAGTCGTAAAACAAATCATGCTCCTCACACACAAAAGCCCTTAAtgatcaagctccatcatatctgaAAGAGCTCGTTGTACTGTAGTATCCCAATAGATCACAACTGTCATCATaagaatcagtctgacagagttaaaacaacagttacacaactgctcctggtctctctcttcttctgtctcgtcctctcttctttccaaccacctcttctctccccaACCGGTCGCATGTTTGCCGGTTCTGAGTCCGGttcttcatgaaaacacatgaaataaagAACAGTAGGAATCATGTAATTCAACGTGATGtgtacattttattattcaaaagGTGAAGCTTGAGCTGAACTCATCCGTTGCAGCCCGACATGACCAAACTTGCTAATGTTGCGCAATTAAAACAGATTCAAATGCACAATAATGCAAAGTTTTCCATATATATAACAGATGTAATTTATTTGGAGTAATGATCTTTAAAGAAATGCTATTGCTGCTTCTTGATCATCCAATTAGATATCTCAGAAAgtcataataatgatattaatactCAACACTCGCTCACTGCAAGAGTCCATCATACTGAATTACTCTGCTGTGTTGTCATAATGTTACTgtcaaaagtaaaatgaaaagttgtttacataaaaaataaatttatatCTTTATGCTTCTGTGTAAGAGTGATTCATCAACACTTATCTTCTACTATTCCCGACAAATATcttccaattcaattcaattcaattgtcgCAATGTACATTATCTCTCCAAGGAAGTGATATTTTGTTTCACACATCCAAAAAATAGATGAATGAATTTCGTCTCAAGGCTTTTCTGTGCAACTATTGAAccaattcaaattaatttgtttaaaataagAGGTCTTCCAGTCTGATAAGagatcaaatattttatttaaaaagtccTGACAGTGGAGTTAACCGAGCACAGATGGAACACACTGTAGCCACAGGGGGGCGCTCCACTCCAACAAATACTGGAACAGCACACAAGGTCACAATATCCAACTCTGAGATTTAATGGTGTAAAAAACgtcaaacagcaaacagacactTCACACCAAATTtcaactgaacacacacagttcactggTTTCTGAAAGAATACATGAGAACACAGATGAGATCCTTTCTCAAGAAAATCGTCCTATTAAAAGTTCTGTTGTGAAAGTGTCGTGAGGTTATGGCTGAAAcaagaaaagtgaaatataataaaagtgGATCAATGCTCATATCGCACAGAGAGAAGACACTAACCAGAAAACAAATCGATTCCATCATTCTGTTTTCACAGTGACTTAATTGACTAAGCACACAACTTCTAAGTCGCTTGTTGTATAGACGTGCACAATGTGCATGTGATGATGAGCCGTCGTCGCCCGCGGCGCTACACTTCCTCGGTGGACGTGCTGTGCAGACGGGGAGACTCGGAGGGATCAGACTCTTTGAAGACGTCGTCCTCCAGGCCCTCGTCTATGGGGATCATCTTCGAGGTTTTGGTGCCAGGGGATTTTTCTAAAAACATAAAGTACAGTATAAAGGCTACAGCGTGTTTTCATttggggatggagggagagagaaagcaggaTCTGGGTATCAGCAGCCAACAGAAGCGGTCACATGTCATCATACAGTCACATGTCACACCAGAACAGGCCGTCGGTACGCGGAGACCTCGGCAGAGGACGAGTGGACGAGCAGACGCTCTAAAAGCAGAACCAGTCCGTTGAGATGGCGTCTCCATCCCACACTCGTACAGTAGCTGGTGCATTAAAAAACTCGGAGCGCACTCCTGCAGGACGGACACGCACTTGCTCTTCTGGACTCTTTGCACTCTGAAGAGCAACGCTCCACCACAGGTGCTTTCAGGCCGTACGCAGATACACTATATTTGTTTTCCCTGGAGTTTCTCCTGctaataagataagatgagacaagataagatatacctcTATTCGTAATGCACGCGAAACGCTTTCACTCTGTTTAGGAGAATTATGACTGAGTGATGTCGCTGGAGTTCAACAAATACGGGCTGAGGATGAAGTGGATCTACTAATCGTTAATGTTCTGTGCCAAAACATTTCTTCTAAGGCTGAAACTCGCGACTTACGGAGGGACGATCCAGCAGACCCTCCTCGTAGGATCTGGTTGAGGACGTCGTCGGTGTCGCTGGCGCTCGCCATGCTGTTCCTCATCTGCATCATCGACATCTGAGAGCACAGGCTGGGCTGGCGGTCCATCTGCTTCACCGCCTGAGacgcatcatcatcatcatcatcatcatcatcatcatcatcatcatcaatgtgAATTGTTGTAGCGATCACACAGTACAGGAGGACGGTCGATGACTTTGTAATCTGCTCTGACGCACCTTGTCACTGAGGGTGGGGTCGTTCAGGGAGTACAGCTTGTTGGTGATGTCTTTGCCGATGAGGTAGCGGAACACCTCGCCGAGGAACGTGTCCGACTCCAGGAAGTAGGTGAGCCTCTCGCGAGACCAACACATGAACTTACATTTCTCCTCGGCGATGATGGTCACCTGACAATCAAccaaacagtcagtcagtcaatcacaCTTaggaattagtttttttttaactcaattaAGTGAAGACGgcacaaactgttttgttttttaaattcttttataCACTATATTTTCGTGTTACTGTACCTGgaacttctctcctctgtgcatCTCAGTGGACCTGAACTCCGGAGAATCAATGAATGCGTTGGTGTAGATGTTGTGGAGGAAGTGACCTCTGTATGACACCTTCATCCTGTCACAGAGAAATGTCAAAGTCAAAACTCAGATCTTACAATGTGAGGAAAGGACAACGTCTTCAAAGCGGATTTTCTAAACTATTTTATCCAAATAGTTTTGAATTAATGTTAGGAATCAATATAAAAGTCTCAAACTCATtgtgaatattattatttaaaacgTCTTAACCCTGTATTCAAAATTTGGAAACAAATCTCCCAAAATTCCCAAACTCAATCCAGATTTTTTGGAAAATTGTTACAGCAATGGTTTTTCATTGCTCCTCAATATTACTCGATATTATGGACGTTTGAATGCTGATGATGTTTGGGATTAAATTAGCATGTGgcgtttgtttttgtgctgttcAATATTTCTCAATTTAATATACTGCATGTTATATCGGCATAATACAGAGAGGTTCATTTACTTTGTCATCGCTCCTTCTCACcactgatgttttaaaaatcattgGGAGCATTGGgatttttaatgttgttaatGTTCAGCGAGCTtgtgaagcagaaaacaaaaaaaaagttctacaATGAtaagaaacagacaaaagcagaTAAGTAGAAAATAAGTAACTCATTCCgtgaattaattaaaaatataaacgtCCACTTAGAATTCAGGATGAGTTTGTCAACACAATACAAAATGACTCGATCACTGAGACTCATATGAAACATGATGTAGACGAGGGTTGACTCCGGACAGGAGCCGCACCCGCAGCCAAACAAACGGCAACATACTTTCCTTTGAGGAGAATGCTGAGGCGTTCGTCCACGGACGTCTTGTCCTCGGCGGCGTAGGCCTGGCCCTTCTTCAGCGTCTGGATGGTGCAGAACTGTCCCGTGAGCCTCTGGAACAGGGCCTCCTGCACGTGGAGCGGCTGGAACATCCGCCTGTAGACCGACCGCAGCTCCCGGTCGATCTTGATCTGACGAGGGACGGAGCCACAACGAGCACAACTCACTTTGACGCTGCTGTGAAATTACATTCGACCGGAGGAAGCAGTGACCGAGGAGGACAGGGCTCCTGTCTCGTTGAGTCCTGGTCCGCTCACTTACACAAACCCCCCGGTGGCCCCATGGGTCGGGTAAAAACCTGCATCTCATTACCATAAAGCAGGAGCGAACCCAGGAGGACGCGCTGCTTCCTGCCAGAGACACTGACGGACAGCTCATCCCGGAGCCTCCTCATGAATAAACACAGAACGTTAAGGGACAGTTGGAATATGGACGAGCAGCGTGTCGCTGTACAACTCACCGGCCTCCGCTTgtacaggaggaagaagaggtgcaTGAAGTTGACCACCAGAAACACCACGTTCCACACCATCACGTCCATGTTGCACCGATACAGAGTCGCCCACGCGATGAAGAGGCCGCATCCTGTCGGGGGCGAAGACGCACGGCAAGATTCAACATCTACACTCACAGTCCAATACTTCAGTCTGGTGGAAAATTCATTTATAAATCACTGTGTGATGTGTAGTCAAGTTCAAGAAGAGGTCTGGTTTATTGCTTCTCACTTATTATACAGCAGGCTGTGCATTAAACTAAAATATGGatgagcaataaaataaaaatgagccaTTTGTGAAATTTAtagttaaaatatataattattatttaaattatggTGGTTTACAGTATACAGTTTATATTATTTGACACTTTTCAAggtgaacaaaataaacaaaaagtcaCTTTCAGGCGTGAATGAGGAGAAAATTGTTACTATAATTCTTacttttgatgaaaatgtgctAATGTTTGTTGGATAATCAAtatctgttgtttttacaataaaatgcaCATATTAAAAAGGCACGAGCATAAAATCAAACTGATCTTGATGTAAGAAGTATTTACCACTAACATACATGAAGTGTACTGGCATCATAAAAACTGAATACACTTGGATCAAACAATTCTGGCTAAAGCTGGAACACAATTCTGTGAAGAATATGATGATgggtttattattttttgtttaaaactgTTGAAAAGCTGTAACAGTTAAACAGAGACGCTCTAAAAATTAGTCCATTCAACTTCATCTTGAAAATAGGTATTAATTTCtaatcaatataaaaacaaaagtaatttaTATATTAACTGATTTAttgatatgataataatatatcatCATTTTACACACCACTACTGCAGCTCTGAGTtgactcctcctctcccctctgtttcttttccccagagacagaaaaaaagggccaatataaataaatgaactgtcAAAACCACCATGTTTCCCATAAatcctgctgcttcctgtctccACTCTCTCAGGATAAACATGTTggaagtgcttttttttccatctgccattctctccttcccttcatctGTCCCATCGCAGCCTTTTAGTTCCTCGGCCAGACATCTGGCTCGGCCCGTATCTTCCAAAATGAGCTCAACTGAATCTACAACGAGCTCCTGGTGACAATGAACCAATACTGTGACACACGGTGCAGTTTCACTACCGATACACACACGTGTAGAGGCCGTGCATGGATGTTTAACAGCCACAGTGTGGAATGCCATCGGCAGGGGGGAACAACGGTGGACCGACCTGTCATCACCAGGAGGCGCAGCAGGATCATGTGCAGGCCCAGCGTGGTGGGGAGGACCAGGCCCAGCAGCAGGGACAGGTTCCCCagatggaagaggaggtggtgggcCTGCTCCCACTCCTGGCACGAGGTGGCATTGGACACGGCCTCGGCTCCGAGCGTGGCCGTCGGGAAGGGGGGCagtgaggtgaggaagaggaggggcggATCCGAGGTGGAGGACATCCTATCGGCAAGGTCACCTTCCAGACTGGAGCAAGGTCGGAGGAACGGCGACGTGCTGTTGGCAGAGACGTTACGATGTTAGAGGTGCGCACGTGTTCATCGTCATCCTgcgacacacatacagagacaagttctttttctttaaagccagagatgttccgataccgTTCTTCACTTCCCGAAACTGATTCAGatccctgtttatttttttaaattattattatctgatGTTGATGTCTGCGCTGCATCAAGAGTAGAAACTTCACTTAGGAACTTTTGATTTTGTGACTTGTGAATAAACTTCACTTTAATTGAATTCGTTTTTAcatctgaatgtgttttgtgtctaaaaactgaatatacagtacacactgtaTTACATTACCATTACAATTAATACATACACTGTATGGGCAAAGAGCAGTTGAagtcagtgtcacacacacacacacacacacacacacatcctgtcttATAGACTGAGACATGATGAAGCTCCTGGGAGACAGTTCACAAAATAACGAAGACTCCCACTGTaacagtatctgtgtgtgtgtgtgtgtgtgtgtgtgtgtgtctataaatAGACGTGGTTGTAGCCTACTTTGAAGCTGCAGATATTTTAAGTCGTCTCTGTACAACTTTCCATCAAGGTCccgggacgaggaggaggaacacgCGGTCGGTTCTTACCTTCTCCTTCGGACCGGTGAGACGCGGTTCTGCCgggcggaggaggagcgacTGGTTCCTGGGTGAAGGAGCCGGGACAGCGCTGGTGACTGCGGGCTGCTCCCTCACGTCGGGTCGGGGGCTGCACACTGAGCGTCGCACATTCCACACGGTTCAGAGAGAGGAGACTAAAATAGGCAAGAAGAGGGCGAGCAGCGCGCCTGCAGTGCGTCGCCGCTCCGCCAGGGGGAGACAGAGCGCAGCTCAGTGGCGCTTGTTGATATCATTTGTCTAAACACGACATGTGAGTAACGTATAACATAtgaatacattaataaataataataataataataaatatacatttaatcaTTAACACAGGGTTGGGTTGGTTTAAATTCAataccaaaaatattttcaatgcaattaaaatgcatttagcatattcagcatttacagaaccaacaatataaaaaacatgatcatctacaaatcatagaaaaatgtaataaaattgGCAACCTGGAAGGAGCAATATACATAGTAATATACTGTTCATAAATTTATGTTgtaatatagatatatatagttttttaaattgtgattttaGAGAtcatcaaaatataataaagtaaTCCTTGAAACCATAACAATGTAACTatagtcaattttttttaaaatcgaatgtaatctgatctgtttatagttaCTTATTTCTGATTACATAATCCAGATAACATGTTACGACCCAaccctgtatatatatatatacactataaaTTTCATTGTCAGTTACTATATCAAATTGTGGCCaatgtctgtgtttgcaggAAAAATCTACACAGTAAAATAAagcataatttattttaacatacaACATTCAAACAGACACAATTCGCctatttacattttgcacaatgTCCCATCGAGAGGAGTCACTGATCTAATCCGTTAATATTGCACATTACAGAATCTGTTACGGTGGATACATCCGCAGACATCTATTCATTTCACTTCATAACGTCTGATACATCCAACGAGTAGCTGCTTTTAACTATATTCCATTTCACCATAAGTGTCACATGCCTACAACTATttccatacacacaaacatacatagaAACTCCGATCAGGACGCCGAGAGATGAATCAGCACCTCAGtcaagacttgaaactagtgactgaaccataaactcctcaatCATCTGATTTATACTGATGTAATAAATCAAGTTAGTCGaatcgccctctgctggtcgttccagagaatacaggcgtCAGACACTTCGTATTGGTGTCATTTTCCTAACTCGGTGACTACGTCCGTTTTTACAAATACAGTCAACGATTACAACCAAAACGTTACACAAACATGGTAGAGACTGAAGTTATTGGGGGACATTCTGTGTCGACAtcattatacagtatgttatatGTTGATGCTAATATTCTTTACAGATGCAATCTGGAGAGTTGGAGCCTCCAAAAAACGTTTCATACGTCAAGGTGATGTGGCGATTGAGTGTCGTTCAAAGTGTCCCCCTGGTGGGATGGTGTGTATTTTTGACATCGCTGGCGTAATGTAGCCTACGGATCTAACGGGTCTGTCAGTCATGTGACCCTGTTCTGACGTGTCCAACAGTCCCTCGACACAAAGTGATCCTCCTTTGCACATTGAGATTTAATGATGGGGCAGATATGAGATGAGCTGCACTCAAGACCTACTTTCCCCAACTTGGTGctatatttacattacattcatacacacagtgaGTCAGTGTCAAAGGCCcgcagcagagtgtgtgtgtgtgtgtgtgtgtgttcaggcggTCCTTCCACCCTGCACCGGCACTTGCAGGAGGCCATCTGCCTTTTCTAATTCGGTCCCTGGCATGTGACAGAAACTCGGTAAGCGGAGGTCGTAGCGGTGGCTGGACCCGCTGAACGCCTTGTCGTTCAGCGAGTACAGCTTCTCCGCGATGTCGTTGCGCACGACCAGCGCAAAGATCTTGGCGATGTAGCGGTGCTTCGCGAAAAGCAGATAgagtttcttcctcctccacgcCACGTAGCGGCAGGGGTTGTCGGCACGCAGGGTCacctgaggagaaaagaaacgcTCAACAGAGAGATGAGGCTGAAAGGACGTAAACTGGTGTTCCAGCTCAGATCTTAACTTGTAATATACATGCGGTACGCTGCttgtgaagatgatgataacgttgtgctttgtttttatttatcaattcTAAAATTGCCCCAAGCATCTTTTTCTGCATGAAGttttaagttttcatatcgAACATCACATACGCCGTAACCTGTGATGGACCAATGTCTGCCAATAATATATCAGCCATCCGACATATTGTTCAGGCTCCAAATTACATCAATGCTTTTCATGCCATGTCATGTCAAAACTGTTTCTGTGGGGGAAAAATATCCACAAAGGCCAATGACACAAGGATAAAAGATTCAGTTTGTTGGGGTCGTGAAGATTTGAGGAGCCTGAAGTTGTTATTTTGGGGACATGCAGGAGTTGAACTGAACCTGGAAGACGCCCTCCTCCGCTGGTCTGAGAGAGTCCCACTCTGGAGAGTCCAGAAACTGGAACGGGTAGATGTGATGCAGAAACTCTCCATTTACCGTCACGCACACTCTGTAGGACGAATGGACGGAGAGTTGGTATTAACTCTCCGTTGGCGAAACGCTGCTACATGAAGGCAGCTAACACTCAAATGTGTCccggttcattttcgatttacCAAAAATGCCTCTGGACGCAATGAGATAAACCTACagtcagtgagagaggagacgtgtctgtgacgtctgtgacgtctgtgatgattcaacaacgtctgtgaaccagtgttcacgtgtttttgtggaagaaatttgaaaatatcagggAATTTTGGTCAAATGCTCGTAGGAATCAGCTGCAGCCATCTTGGtagtttacaaaagtcacttctcaATAACTCACAATAACAAACGTACGTATTTTTAATATGCAATAATCCATGCCTCATTTTATGTAATCCTTTAACTTGTCTCGTCATTTGCAACCAAACGAATGAAGTCAACATATATTTTTGGAGACAATGTAAACATGGATGTGCATCTTTTCTGCTTCGTTTATTCTGctgtataaaataataaaatatatttctatttgttttgttatagTTTTACATCAGCGCATGTTGGCAAACATAAAAGCAGATATCGGATATATCATCAGGTTCTGTCAATATtaacatacgtgtgtgtgtgagcttgtcgAAGGCTATTTTACAAATTAGGCTCCTTGATATTTGGCACTCTTAGTTTTCAGATGCTCCTCAGACAGAATCTGCTAATTAAAGTCGAATAGACTTCAATCAATCATCCTTGTTCCACGGGGTCACGACATGCAGTCACCTGCCGGACAGAAGCACCGACAGCTTGTCGATGGCGGTTTTCCCCTCGACGGCGAAGCAGTGGTTGGTCTCCAGGCTGTGCACGTCTCCTTCACAACACGCCACGATCTTCGCGAACTGCGTGCGCGACACGCCGAGCTTGTGGAACATGGTCTGGTACAGGTCCTGGAAGTCCCGCTCGAACGACACGCTGCGCAGCCGGTAGGCCACGTGCACCACCTGCGCCAGGCTCGCGCCGAAGAGCGCGAAGCTCCACAGGAACGAGTCCGTGGTGCACGCGTCCGACCAGGCCCACAGCGTGGCGCAGAAGAAGCCCAGCGTGAGCAGCGTGAACAGGTGGAGGAGTCCGTAGAAGCCGCTGCCGCCCATGAAGCCCAGCACGAGGAGGATGTGCGCCAGGTGGAACACGGAGCCCTCCGCGCCGCCGCGCCACTGCGCGCACAGCGGGTACGACGGCGCCGCCTGCGCCACCGTGAAGTTCATGGCTTCGACGTCCGGAGGCTCCATGTCGAGGTGGCGTCCAACGACCCGCAGAGGAGTTCGCGGAGTTCACGTAAGTTTCAGCTGTAAGTTTGCGCAAAAGCAGGATGACGCCTCCACACCGGCACCGCGACGCGCCGGTGTCACACCAGCGGACTGTGGAGACGCGACCGGAAACAGCGTCGgtagacaaaataaaaccacaggaagtttatattaaaaacactcatacacacattcatttccatATTGATGGATtggaatgtttatttttaaaatgtaaatacaatttaaaccaaataaaaaacaataaataataataattaagcTAAATGATCGTAACAttgcaggcagacaaaaaaagaataaacaaaaaacacatccaaaaataattttgtaataatttcaacaaaaatgaacatttaatttattcaatttactTATTCTAAAAGGAGTGGGAAGATGTATGCTGTATAATGAATCCCATCCCCTTCTCCATAATTagtaatattttattatctataatatttataatataaataatcatATGACAATGCATGAACTGTATAGTTGAGATACATTTGTTGGATTAGTACATAAgtgaacaaatcaaatttaacattcaaactaataaatacatatgtataataatattaGCTGCCAAACATCTGTGCATTTTATGTTGGCTCTCTGGAgtacaagaaagaaaatgtcatatacgtaaatataaaacattgttCATGGTATATGGCTAGTCAGATACTCAAATTTTAAGGAGTCTGATCAGTATTTggtattataaaaaataataattataataatttcgACTGAGCGTGTTGACCTTCCATGTTCACTCATTTCATCTGTGGCTCTGGATTTGAACTTCCTGACCCTTTGCGTGTCGAGGCATGTATGATCTCACATCAGccttttattatattgtatatttaaagGTCCAGTTAGTGAGCGCAATAttgcaaagcttttttttattttgacgaTCAGCGCCGCTCTTTATTGGAtgcgtctgtctctgtgtggctTGATACAACAGGTCACCTCAAAGAGAAATCAGTGTCCCTCCTCGCTCTGGTCCTCCCCTAACTGTAAATATGTCACGGTGAGCGTTGACGTACAGTAGTCTGGTAGaaaaatatagtaaaaatgcaaattaatattataaataaaaagtatgaGCAGTAAGTGAGAGACCACAGCAGCTCATACGagtgcctcttcctcttcctcctcctcttcctcttcctcttcctcctcctcctccccctcttcattctgttcctcctcctcctccccctcctcatcctcctgttcgtcgtcctcctcgtcgtcctcctcttcctcctcctcctcctcctcctcctcctccttctcctccccctcttcatcctcctcctcctcctccccctcctcatcctcctgttcgtcgtcgtcgtcctcctcctcctcctcctccctctcctcatcctcctcatcctcctcctcctcctccttcctcgtcctcctcctcctccttcctcgtcctcctcctcttc
Encoded proteins:
- the bves gene encoding blood vessel epicardial substance, with product MSSTSDPPLLFLTSLPPFPTATLGAEAVSNATSCQEWEQAHHLLFHLGNLSLLLGLVLPTTLGLHMILLRLLVMTGCGLFIAWATLYRCNMDVMVWNVVFLVVNFMHLFFLLYKRRPIKIDRELRSVYRRMFQPLHVQEALFQRLTGQFCTIQTLKKGQAYAAEDKTSVDERLSILLKGKMKVSYRGHFLHNIYTNAFIDSPEFRSTEMHRGEKFQVTIIAEEKCKFMCWSRERLTYFLESDTFLGEVFRYLIGKDITNKLYSLNDPTLSDKAVKQMDRQPSLCSQMSMMQMRNSMASASDTDDVLNQILRGGSAGSSLQKSPGTKTSKMIPIDEGLEDDVFKESDPSESPRLHSTSTEEV
- the popdc3 gene encoding popeye domain-containing protein 3, translating into MEPPDVEAMNFTVAQAAPSYPLCAQWRGGAEGSVFHLAHILLVLGFMGGSGFYGLLHLFTLLTLGFFCATLWAWSDACTTDSFLWSFALFGASLAQVVHVAYRLRSVSFERDFQDLYQTMFHKLGVSRTQFAKIVACCEGDVHSLETNHCFAVEGKTAIDKLSVLLSGRVCVTVNGEFLHHIYPFQFLDSPEWDSLRPAEEGVFQVTLRADNPCRYVAWRRKKLYLLFAKHRYIAKIFALVVRNDIAEKLYSLNDKAFSGSSHRYDLRLPSFCHMPGTELEKADGLLQVPVQGGRTA